ACCTTTTTttttatctctcccctctcaccttaaacctatgccctctagttttagattcccctacctttgggaaaagatgttgactaccttatctatgcccctcattattttatagacctctataagatcacccctaagcctcctacgctcgagggaaaaaagtcccagtctatccagcctctccttataactcaaaccatcaagtcccggtagcatcctagtaaatcttttcttcactctttctagtttaataatatcctttctataatagggtgaccagaactgtacacagtattccaagtgtggccttactaatgtcttgtacaacttcaacaagacgtcccaactcctctattcaatgttctgaccaatgaaaccaagcatgttgaatgccttcttcaccgccATGTCCACCTTTGActtcactttcaaggagctatgaacctgcacTCCTAGATCTTTTTGTTCTacaactctccccaacaccctaccattaactgagtaggtcctgtcccaatttgatctaccaaaatgcatcacctcacatttatctaaatttaaCTCCAtcagccattcatcggcccactggcccaattattcaagatcccattgcaatcctagataaccttcttcatctgccaccaatcttggtgtcttcTACAAACTTACTGGCACACTGCTGGTCACggacctccagtttgaaaaaaaacctctacaaccaccctttgtcttctgtcgtcaagccaattttgtatccagttGTTTACCTTACCCTGGATCCTgtgagatttcatagaatcaacagtgcagaaggaggctattctgccaATCAAGTCTataccagcccctgaaagagcaccctacccaagcccacacctccaccctatccccataacccagcaaccccacctacttTTGGACACaatgtggcaatttagcgtgactaatccacctaacccgcacatctttggactgtgggaggaaaccggagcacccgtaggaaacccacacagacacggggagaacgtgcagactcagcacagacagtgacccaagctgggaatcgaacccgggtcactggcgctgtgaagcaatactgtgctaccgtgccgccccttatttaaccttatgcaacaacctaccgtGCGGCATCTTGTcgaaggccttgctaaagtccatgtagacaacactgACTGCACTGCCCTAATCACCAGCAAACAGACAATAAGCCATGGGCCTTAGGAGCAGGAatataggccattcaacccctcaagtctgctccaccattcaataagaccatgactgatctggCTGTGGTCTCAAGTCCACtttgcccccgccccctccctcctcccatcaacgatctgtctaactcagccttgaataaaatcAATGACCTACAGCCCCCACTGTTTTCTGGGGACAGACTAATGACCCTCCTAGAGGAAAAAGTTCTCCTTATCTCCGTCTTAAAAGGGagacttattcttaaactgtctcCTAATTCTAGTCCTATTCTTCacaaaagtggaaacatcctttggCCATCCACTCTATCAAATCCTCTTAGGATCTTATGCTTCAATTAGATAATTATTCAATCTTTAAACTGCAGTGGGCATACAAGtgttcaaactttcttcataagagAAGCCCTTCCTGTGAGGAATGAGTCGAGTGAATCTTCTCTTTTAATGCAGTTCTATCCTTTCTTCTGCAGAGCACCGAATATTAAAGAGAGAATGCACATACATACATTTGTACAGATAATATAAATGCGTGCATGTGCAAGTTTGTACATCTGAAATCAAAACACTCaaagggaaaaaaatgaaatatCAAATGTAGCAAAATGTCAGAGGGTGGGATTGGCTATTTGCTGCCACGTGTGCGGAAGGCGGTCCGGGAGTGGCCGCTATGGCTGCCGATGGAGAGAGAGTAGCTGCGGGGATTCGCTCTCCTTCCCCGGAGCAGCCCCTTTGTACCCGGACCCCTCGGAACAAAGAGGCCGGAGGGACCGCGGGCCGCCCCTTGAGGAGGTCTGTCCGGCCCTGGGCTTGGGAAGCCGCTCCAGGAGGGATTGGAGCAAGAAGGGAGGGGGCAACAGTTTGCAACGTGACGGTGGGGCGGGAGTTCTGTTACTGACATTAGAAAAATGATTTGAGAATATGCACAGAAGGTTTAAAAACACTGGGTAATCCATGAAAAGGGAAGTTAACTCTGGTGAAGCCAGACCAGAATTTGGAGGAGGGAAACAGACAAATTAATATTTTAATGCAGACAGTGCTTCAAAGGTTTGTGCATTCTGCAATGCcattctgatccccccccccccccccccccccctccaaattctACTGTTTTTTTAATTTCATGTTTCCAGCGCCTAAAATCCATTTTCCAGTTTGATTGCAAACAGTCACTAAACTTTAAAGTAATTCACTGCCCTACCCTGTGAAGTCTTTTGAGCAATCTGGGGTTGTTAATACAAgcttaactttatttttttcagaATATGTGGAAGTATGTGTTGCTGGCCGTTAGTGTTCTTTCCTGAAATCAGACACATAAGCCGAGTCCCATTTTCCCCCATTACGGTTGAGCAGTGAGATCAGGAGAGAGGCCTAGagataaagaaaaaggaaagtaaaacttgcatttatttagacaGTATTGTTCACAGCCTCTATCCCGAAGCATGTAACAGCTAATAAAGTACTATTGAAGTATAGTCATTGTTAAAATGTAGAGAAATACAGTAGCTATTgttttacacagcaagatcccatgaacAACAATTGGAATATTTGTTTGTGATTTTTGAGTGAGTGGTTAATATTGGCAAGGAGAACTGATTTGTTCTTCAAATAAAACCATGAGATTCTTTACATCCACCAACGAGGGCAGGCAAGGTCTTGGcgtatgtctcatctgaaaggtggGACCctcaacagtgtagcactccctcagtgtcgaCCTGGTTATGTACTGGAGAAAAACTTCGACCAACAAccatctttactcagagagtagtaagggtgtggaatgccctgcctgcaacagtagtggactcgccaacattaagggcatttaaatggtcattagataaacatgaatgataatggaatagtgtagatgggctttagattggtttcacaggtcggtgcaacattgagggctgaagggcctgcactgtgctgcaatgttctatgaATCTCTCAAAGATTGCTACTTATTTAGCCACAGTTGACAATGGTGATGAGACAGGTTACTGTTTATTGAGGACTTGGATGGTTTTAGGTGAATTTTAGGTTGCTCCATGTTTTAAGATGTCATCAACAAAGTTGGAGTCATCCAAACTCAATGTTAGCTCTgtcctctctcctcagatgctgagattttcctgttttggtttcagattacagcatccgcattaatttgcttttatcaacaaAGTTGAATTGCCCCAAAACTTAATCTTTTAAGATAATGCTATGAATGTAGGTCCCTTGTGTAACAAGTGATGTACTAATAGATTTTTTTTGGTGAAGTGTTGGGTGATGCTAATAAGACATGTGCTGATTGCTGTTAAAATAGCGACAGATGAAATAGGTTTAACACTGAGCGCTCCAGCCAATGCAGAACAATGATGAACAGAGGCAACAATGATGTAAAACAACCAAGCCAGCATTTAGAAGTCATGATCAAACTACCAAGCTCCAGTTAGATAGCAGCTTGTGGTTTCCCTCCAGGAAGATATTTTAGCATTGGAACCATTGCAGGGAGGGTTCACAAGACTGGATCTCCGATATCGGATGTCTGTTATGAGGGAAGACCTGGAGAGATTTGAGTTTTTCAATATTGAAAGGAGGAAGCTGTGAGACAGTCTTATGCAATTCTACAAGATAGTCAATTGAATGGACAGTTCAACCTGGAAAATCTACACCAAATTAAATTGAGAGTTTAGGACGAGTTGCCGGAGATTCAATCTGGTAAAATGCAAATTTACGACTAATACCAAGAAACTGCTTTTCACACAACATAACCAACAGGTGGAATGACCTCCTGGATAGACGGGCAGAGGTGAAAACTCTTGAATCATGTAAGATCAAATAGGAAACTGCATTGTATAGATTTTATGGCCATTGGGGATAGAACTAAATTAAGTTGGATGCCTTCACCCATAAATAACCTGTTGCTGTGTGACCAAGAACTGACTTCTAAGGGAAGGCAGTTACATATTTGAAATGAAGTAAATAAGAGGTGACCCCCTCATATGTGTGTACGTGATGGTGAAGACAGAACTCTACAGTCTAAACTATGCTAGTAAGATCTGGGAACAAACTGGTGAAGGACACATCAGCAAGCTCTGACAAAACAAGTGATGATCACTTTTGGTGCAATTCCAAGTAGGGTAGAGAGGGCAGCAACCTTTTGAGAAAGAGTTGAAAACCTTGGGATATGGAAGTGTATGTCTTTCAGGATGGATGAGCCAAGATGGCCTTACTCAGCTATGCCCATTTGTTGCAAGCATAAAGGCGAGTATGTTTGATGGACTAAGTTTATTCAGCTTCATTGTTGTCTTGCCCTTTTTTCACAGGACACCTGTTGGACCGTTAAGAAAGTTAAATGCAAGCTTTAAATCACCGGTAAGTGATGAGTCCAAAGAtaagtccaaccatgtgcagttAGATGTGATTACAGagctagggcgagggagtgggcctaggtaggggtgctctttcagagagttgatgggccaaatggcctccatctgcactgtatggattctatgagctTCCATGAACCTAAGTCATTAAACTTGCTTTCTAGGGGATTCGCAGAGACTTTCTGTGAAGATGCGGTCAGCAAGAGCATATCGAGCAGGGCTAGCCTTACAGGTGGGCAATATGGGTGGGAGCTGGGTGCAGCTGCCAAATAGCAGTGCAGAATGGCTAGCTGTCTCACCTGAGGGGGAAGGGTACGTGGAGAAACAGGGCTAAGATTGCTATATCAGGAAGTAAATATTGCCCGTatctttttaaaaagcattattGAAATGCTCTTTACATCTAGCTCTTTCATACTGAGTATTAAATCATATTGTTCAAATGGGGAGTCTAATTACTAATCCATTTGGAAAGAGGTCCTTCAAAcaaaaaaagctttgacaactACTGCTTTAGagattgtgtgggtgtgtgaacaTACAGAAATATAAAATTAGACAAGCCAATCCTTGACTCATCCTTTGCAATGTTAATATATGtaataaaacaatttttattgaCCATGAATAGCTTTTCCTTTAATGTACAACATGTCAGGAATGTGATACCGCACAATGTGAAGGGTCCTTTACTCACTCTGACTTCTCCCCCAGCTAAAGACCCTCCAAGACCCTGAGCTCAGTTCCGCTGGTCTTCAACTTGACCTGGAAAATCTGAAGAAGAAATGCAAAGATCTCGACAGTCAGATTGCAGGACTGATCTCTGAGTAAGCTTTTGCCCCAACTGGGTTAGACATGGAGCCAACCAAAACCTTAATAAATGCAGAATCCACCTACTAATTATTtaaacaattcttattaatattcATAGTTGCATAAGACCAGATATTGAAGCACCTTACACTTCCAACCCATCCCTCTTAAAGGAGACATTGATTCTCAGGAGCAGGACTGTGAATGCTGCCTGCTTATCCTGAGATGTGTCCTGTGGAATATTTTACATTATTTGATTTGCTTCAGGGAGTGAGTTCATTGTAAAGTGCAGTTCTGAGACTTGTAGAAAAGGACATTCCCAGATTGGACTCAGAGGCAATAGGTAGTCAGTTACACTTTTGACCTTTGCACTAACAGACTTGAGTGAAGATACATCAGCTGGCGTCCTGCTTCTGATCATTTTTTGTAATTACCTCCTTGTGTCTACGGGATGAGGACAGGTCTGGGTGTGATTCTAATGCCCTTTGCGGTCAGATAGTTTGATATTGACTGCTTCGGCTCACACGGCCCCATAGAATAGTTACCTGGGCAAAATGGTTAGAGGTCATTTTGGCCCAGTTGCTAGCTTTCTGGCCTCTTGAGTCAGAGGTTCAAGCTGTGGCCAGGATTTAGGTGTGTAATCTGGGCTGAGGAAATTGGAATTAAAAGACGGGTGCCCCAAATGCAAGTCTCATCCTGGATCTGTTTGATGTAACTGTGGTTCTGGTCATCTGCACATACTGTACAGTGATTAGCAGTTTGGGATGTTATGTGAATATTATGCGGCGTGATGTTCTCCTGGTATTCTGGGATACATTCCTTTCACGAGTAACTGTGATGAACAGATTGGCAGGGTATTCATCTCAATATAATCTGTGGGTCCATGTGCCTGCCATAACAGGGACAATATTTAATAAGTAATTCATTGGATTGACATCATTGTGAGCAAAACACTCCCTGTCCATATCCCATCTTGAATGCGTCCAATTTAACTGGGAGCATCTTCGGGCTGATGAATCCAGTTATGATGATCTGGAGGCACTGCCTGCATGTGCAGTGGAATCCGATTCAAtcggaactttcaaaagggaattggatcaccATATGAGAATGTTTGCAGGacaatgaggggggagggggggggagaagcttgACTAATTGCACCCCTCTTTCAAAGATCTAACACTGgtaggatgggccaaatggcctcctgtgctgtaagattctacgTTTCTATTCATCTCCATGACACAATGTGCAGCACGTTCACCCAGAGAGCCAGAAGGGCCTGCTAGTAAACTTGATTGTGAGTTATTTAATTATGGACCAGTTGGTGTAAATGCATTATAAAATAGGTTACACTCTTGAACTTAATATAGAGGAGATCAGCTCTGGATAACAATAGTGCTTCTCGTTTCCTGCAGTGGGTATACCCTGGAAGAGTTGGACCAGCACATCGATCAGCTCCACGAATACAATGACATCAAGGACGTGGGCCAGTTACTGTTGGGCAAACTGGGTAAGACCTCCTTAAATGCTGCTAACTGTGCTTGCATTTGTTTGGCACTTCCCATGGCCTCGGAGCCTTCCAAAACACATCACAGCAACAAAGCGCTGTCACTGCTGTGTCGcggcagccagtttgtgcacagcaagctcccacaaacagcaatgtgataactaaACAAACTGTGTTAGTGATGTTGGCTGGGGAGTAAATATTAGCCGGGATGGGTTACTCACTGCCTGGTGatatagtgccatggaatcttttacatccatctgagagaCCGACGGTGACTTGGTTTTGTATCCCACCTAAAAGGCAGCACATCGCAGAGCTCAACTCTCTCAATTCTCAGCTAGATTTCAAGTTCACTTTAATTGTTGTTTAGATGCAAAGGGCCCAGTCACGTGAGACCACTGTACGAAATGACTGCTCGTCTGAATCTCACTCAGGACAGCCACCGAGGATGAACGTTACGCAGCTAGCGGATGGGGATTGTtgggaaggccagcatttatttcccatccttaattgccctttcaaatgagtggtttgctgggtcaCCTcggggggaagttaagagtcaagccCCACTACTGTttatctggagtcacgtgtgtgCCAGTCTGGTTAAAGATGGGTCATTTCATTCTGTaaagggtgttgggaggggttattgggttacgggaatagggtggaagtgagggcttaaatgggtcagtgcagactcgatgggccgaatggcctccttctgcactctatgttctatgttcattttaCAGTCCCAATCAGtgtgaattattttattttccagatttattttattgGGTTTTGAGCCCATGACCCCAGAGCAATTTGCCTGGGCCTCTGTATTACCAGTCCAGTAACACAACCAACTCTCCCTGACTATGATCATGCCTTATTTGATAATGCCCTGGGAGGTTTTATCGTGTTAAagacactgtataaatgcaacgTGTTATATAAATGAGTGGTTCTACTCTTACAGTCTTACTCTACAGTCTTCCAATGTGAGTGACAGTTTTCGATCATTTGTTGCAGCTGTAATCAGAGGGGTCACCACCAAAGAACTGTACGGAGAGTTTGGACTGGACTTGGAAGACTAGACCACACTGAGAGAGGAAGACTAGACCACACTGAGAGAGAGCCCCACATGATTCAAAGCTGGGTGGCTGGGAATCTGTACCCGTCTCAATTTGACCTTCATGTTGGTTTCATCAGCAAAGATAatgaggggaaggagaggaataATCGTCCATGACCAGAGGGCCTCCAGAATACCTGGAAGTGAaacctggtgtaatgatggacacCCAATAAAAGCCCAGTTGGTCTGAAGTAGTATTGGTGATGGATGTTTTGACAGTTGTTGATTTTTGTTTATGGAATTGTTGCTCACTGTGTTTCTATTTCATCGTCACATctgatttcctccccccccctattTTGTTTTTGCTTCTTGAGGCAGTTGTGTAATTGGGACAACGCCTCCTTGTTCAATATTTTCTACTCTACCCATCCATTCGGAGCAGGAAGGGTTACATTGATGAGGTTACAACCAGTTTGAGAAATAACCTCCAGTTTGACCACCGAGAAGCTCTCCAGTCAATCCATAAAGGAATGCTTGCGAAACAGACATTAGTCAATTTAGGTGATCATTACCTCCGTTCCCAGTGAGTGTCTGAAGGCTGTTCCATCAGCAGGGAATCACAGTTGAGTCCAGTTCTGGTTGGTAAGGtcaaccccttacccccccccgaCCATCCCACAGTCAACTCTGCGAGATTATGGAACTCCACAACGTGCCACGGATTAAATCTGCACTTGACACTTCCTTGAGAGTTCATCAGGGGATCAAATTGGGCCAATTTATGAACCTTTTGATTTGGAATTGTTGTTCATTCAAGGTGTTCAATTAAATCAATCTATTCCGTTTGTGGTCTGGTTCATTTATTGTATGAGAATTAATTCATGACCATCATTTCTCCCTTCCAATTTGTAGAGCTGTGCGTTTGCGTTGAGAATTGAGATTATGCAGGGCAATCTAATCGTCAAGTGTCACTTTGCAAGTGTGAGCCAGAAGTTCTCTCAACAAATGAAATACTCGACGCTAAACAATGCCCAATTTATTGGAagcttgaatttaaaaaaaatctttggttAAATATGGATAAATTAATACAATTGGCAACGCATAGTAGTAACATGGAGGATCGAGAATCCCCACCAGGGGGAGCCACATCCGTATCTTTGTAAATGCAGCTTCAGGAAATACTCTTGGGCCAAGTCCATTGTTTCTGTTTCACTAACACTGCTGTTACAGTATACAGCTACTTGAAACAAGTTTGATGTTTGTACCTGTGCTCACCTCCCTTGCTGTAATCTCTA
The DNA window shown above is from Scyliorhinus canicula chromosome 19, sScyCan1.1, whole genome shotgun sequence and carries:
- the LOC119954347 gene encoding DNA repair protein SWI5 homolog isoform X3; the encoded protein is MWKTPVGPLRKLNASFKSPLKTLQDPELSSAGLQLDLENLKKKCKDLDSQIAGLISDGYTLEELDQHIDQLHEYNDIKDVGQLLLGKLDGDQEQSYTYHVTPDMLNILGYSEFSLSGPEQAPECGD
- the LOC119954347 gene encoding DNA repair protein SWI5 homolog isoform X1, whose translation is MAADGERVAAGIRSPSPEQPLCTRTPRNKEAGGTAGRPLRRTPVGPLRKLNASFKSPLKTLQDPELSSAGLQLDLENLKKKCKDLDSQIAGLISDGYTLEELDQHIDQLHEYNDIKDVGQLLLGKLDGDQEQSYTYHVTPDMLNILGYSEFSLSGPEQAPECGD
- the LOC119954347 gene encoding DNA repair protein SWI5 homolog isoform X2, coding for MAADGERVAAGIRSPSPEQPLCTRTPRNKEAGGTAGRPLRRTPVGPLRKLNASFKSPLKTLQDPELSSAGLQLDLENLKKKCKDLDSQIAGLISDGYTLEELDQHIDQLHEYNDIKDVGQLLLGKLAVIRGVTTKELYGEFGLDLED